Below is a genomic region from Flavobacterium ginsengisoli.
GCAACTTTGATTCCGCTTGGAAAGTTGATGCTTTGCGTTTATTTGACGATGGCACTTTTTGTCTTTTTTGTTCTAGGAAGTATCTTGAGATATTATAAAATAAATATTCTTTCTATTTTAAAATATATTAAAGAAGAACTTTTACTAGTGTTAGGAACTTCATCTTCTGAAGCGGCTTTACCAAGTATTATGGTAAAATTGGAAAGAATGGGCTGCAGTAAATCGGTTGTAGGATTGGTGATTCCGACGGGATATTCTTTTAATCTCGACGGAACTTCGATTTATCTTTCAATGTCGGTACTGTTTATTGCACAATTGTATGATGTTCATTTGAGCTTTTTCGAAATTATGACCGTTATCGGAATTTTGATGATTACTTCGAAAGGCGCGGCGGGCGTAACAGGAAGCGGATTTATTGTTTTAGCATCAACTTTAACCGCTTTACATAAAATTCCAGTTGAAGGTTTGGCATTTTTGCTGGGTGTAGACAAATTTATGAGTGAAGCCAGAGCGATTACCAATTTAATTGGAAACACAGTCGCAACCATAATAATATCTAAAACAGAAAGAGATTTTACAGAGTTGAATCTGGATCCTGTCTCAGAATAGTTGTTTTTTAGGTTCAAAGGTCGAGAGGCTCAAAGGTACAAAGGATTTAAAACTTTGCATCTTTGAGTCTTTTCCTCTTTGTACCTTTTTTTAACTTTCGTCTTTTGTAGTTCGCACTAAGCTAATACCCGATGTAAAAAATACGATTCCGAGTATGCCATAAATAATAAGCGATTTTATATCTCTAGTTTCTCCAGAAGTGCCGGCAAAAATAACCGCAGTATAAATAAGTCCTATAATTCCGAGGATTGTAAGCAATCCGCCGAAAAATCTTTTTAGGTTCATGATTGTTAGATTTAAAAGTTCTTTAACAAAGTTAAATTTCAATAAGTTAATTGTTGTTATACAATTGTTTATGAAAAATTACATGATTTGCAGTGTTATAAAATGTTATTTTTATCTGTAAGAAAATAATTTTGCTTTTAGTAGGATAATATGCTTTTAATACTATTTTTGTCGCAACCAATTAATAACTAACCATGACAAAAAACTACTTGTTTTTATTTTTTTCCGTTCTTTTAATTAATGTTGCAAATGCCCAAGAGGAGGCGCCAGTTTCTGTAACTAAAAATCAATTTAAGATTAATCTTCTATTGTCTCCAGGATTTGTTTACGAACATGCATTTTCTCCAAAGAACACGCTTTATTCAGAAGCAAGTTTACTTGTTGGTTATAGAAGCAATAGTGTATACGATGAGTCCACTTGGTATTTTATTCCAAGAATTACAGAACAATTTAGATATTACTATAATTTAGAGAAAAGAGCACAAAAAGGAAAAAGAACAGCAAATAATTCTGGAAACTTTTTAGCATTACATGCAAACTATGATTTTCAATCTATTTCGACAAATAAATGGTTTAACGAATATATCCCTTCTTTTTCTGCCGGACCAGTTTGGGGACTCCAACGTACTTATAAAGGGAAATTTAATATGGATTTTAATATAGGCGGCGGAATACTTGTAGATAAATGTAAAACTGAATTTACTCCGATTGCTAATTTCAGTTTAGGCTGGGTTATTGGAAAATAGATCTTAATTCAAAATAGAAAAACCTTGAGAGATCAAGGTTTTTCTATTTTGAATTCTAAGCCAATATTTCGAACACTTTCAATCTTAATTTTTGGATCTGAATTGAAATATTTTCTCAATCTACTGATAAAAACATCCATACTTCTTCCTGAGAAATAATCGTCTTTTTTCCAAACCGACATTAAAATTTGATCTCTTTTTAGTAACTGATTATGATTGAGATATAAATATTCAATAAGGGAAGCTTCCATTTCTGTTAGTTGCTGAACATGATTTTTATTGTTAAGCGTTAAACGTTCATTGTCAAAAATATAAGAACCAATTTCGATTATATTATTTCCGTCTAAACTTCTCTTCTGTTCAATTCTTTTTAAGATATTCTGTAAACGAAGAACCAGTTCGTCAACTTCGAAAGGTTTTGCGATGTAGTCGTCTGCACCAAGTTTTAAACCAATGATTTTATCTTCTTTTAGCTTTCTCGCTGTTAAAAAAATAAATGGAATTTCAGGATTGATAGTAATTATCTTTTCAGCCAATGAAAATCCGTCCATTTTTGGCATCATTACATCAAAAATACAAATGTCAAAGGGCTGATTTTTAAAAAAATCCAGAGCTATTTCGCCGTTTTCTGCCCAAATTACTTCAAACTGATGCAGTTCTAAATATTGTTTTAAAATCGCCGCAAAGTCAAAATCGTCTTCGGCTAAGAGTAATCTTTTCAAAATATGGGAATTAAACTTTTAATAAAATAGTAAACTGAGTTCCTTTGCCTAAATCGCTAATAACGTTTACAGAACCTTGATGTGCTTTTACAATTTGATCAACATAATACAATCCTAAACCTAAGCCTTTTGTATTGTGAAGGTTTCCTTGCTCTACACGATAAAATTTCTCAAAAAGAAACGCTTGTTTGTTTTTGGCAATGCCAATTCCGTCATCTTCAAAACTGATTGAGAATTGTTTTTCGACAATTTTTGTTTTCATTGTAATCGTGTTAGAACCATATTTTACAGCATTTTCTAGAACATTTAAAAAAGCAGTTGTCAAATGAAATTTATCTAAAACCAAGATAGTTTTC
It encodes:
- a CDS encoding response regulator transcription factor, which codes for MKRLLLAEDDFDFAAILKQYLELHQFEVIWAENGEIALDFFKNQPFDICIFDVMMPKMDGFSLAEKIITINPEIPFIFLTARKLKEDKIIGLKLGADDYIAKPFEVDELVLRLQNILKRIEQKRSLDGNNIIEIGSYIFDNERLTLNNKNHVQQLTEMEASLIEYLYLNHNQLLKRDQILMSVWKKDDYFSGRSMDVFISRLRKYFNSDPKIKIESVRNIGLEFKIEKP
- a CDS encoding cation:dicarboxylate symporter family transporter produces the protein MEQTKDFSWLQFFLSNFTLQVLLAAIICGIALNFYQKREQTILVLERFSKVVFFCLKYVMYLAPIGAFGGMAYTIGKFGLATLIPLGKLMLCVYLTMALFVFFVLGSILRYYKINILSILKYIKEELLLVLGTSSSEAALPSIMVKLERMGCSKSVVGLVIPTGYSFNLDGTSIYLSMSVLFIAQLYDVHLSFFEIMTVIGILMITSKGAAGVTGSGFIVLASTLTALHKIPVEGLAFLLGVDKFMSEARAITNLIGNTVATIIISKTERDFTELNLDPVSE